DNA sequence from the Ptychodera flava strain L36383 unplaced genomic scaffold, AS_Pfla_20210202 Scaffold_30__1_contigs__length_3116999_pilon, whole genome shotgun sequence genome:
CATACTGCTCCTACATGTCACAATGTGTCATCATGACATTTACTGTTCAAATATTCAccaatttttcccaaaatactGACCTTAATGTTAACTCTTTGAAGATGAATTTCGGTGTCCTTGTTAAAGCTGAGTTtacacagaaatgaaaaagtcacAAAAGAATTGAGAAATGTTGTCATAGTCGTTCATTTTATATCTTTCAATATCAAACTTTCCATTATTCCCAAATGTCTAATTAACACTCAAAGTGTTCTGCAAACAACAGATAGTTTAACCTGTTCATTTCAGTTTCCTATACACAGACCCATATCACTACTGAcaactgagttgtggacaaaccCTGGCATTGAAAGAGTTCAAAGATGAAACTGATGGTTTTGACATCAGTGATTTTGCTAAATAAGACCAATGACTGAAATTGATATGCAACCTACCGGTACTATAGCAACTGTTTATTTCTccataattttttgttttgtaaaataaaatgcattttctaaTCTTCAAAAATGTATGTCCAGTCACAAAGTAGAAGCCTTGTAGGCACAACACATTGAGTACagtctgcattgttattgttgacaaatgagttCTGGTCTGGTctaaattcacttgtcaacaataacatagtaTATAATTCACATTACCGACTGTGCTGACTAGATTGaaatttctttgataatttaACAGTTGTACAGCAATAAACTGGCTTTCCGTTTCACAGACACATAACACACTAAAACACACTGAGAAATACAGTGAGACACATTAAACCAAgcacaaaaattgacatgacTGTGTGTTACAATATATGCATCACAATAATTGGATGTTACAATATGCAAAGACGCCAGCTTTGTTGGATCATCTTTGTAACTACAAATAAAACACACTTAAAACATCATCACTGAGTGAACTGTAACTCAATTACTGTATAGGGAACCTCTTGTTGCATGACACACCACAacacagaaaaataatatttttgataactCAGTCTCAAAACAtgcaatttgaaaaatgtaaattttacaattttgtgtCCAATATCAGGATACAGACATACTTCACAGAATTCCAAATCACAATAATGCTGAATGTAATCAGGTAATGATGTCTGCAATCTCACTTTCCATTTCTGAAGACAAAGAGTTGTAAAGTGGAAGGTAGGTTCATGAATATAGGCAGGCATTTGTTAGGCTACAACAGTCAAACAATACTTAACACTTCGTGGTTGGCAATGGTCCCCTCATCTATGAACATTATTTGCAAGGAATAATTTTCAACTCCAGTGATCTTCTCCAATTCTGgttttgttcagttttgttTCATGGAAGATCATTTTTTTCTCTCCAAAGGTGGAATGCTAAGAAATGTTGTTTTCAAAAGACACGTACTGTTACCATGATATGTAAATCTATGGATGAGTTTCTAGAAATTTCTTCCGGTATCAAGTAAATcattttgtacatgtactgCTTTGATGAGTTATATCATTTAAAACATGGATGGAGAAGTTGGAAGAGGTAGGCAAGTTAAAATAAAAGATCTATATAcatgctgacatgaaaactctTACAAGTCTGCAGTAACAAAATGTTTAAAGCACCATCACATCTTACTTGTCATTGACACCCCTCTGAGAACAGTCCAGTAACCCAACCACAGTGTGCCGTATAGGGTGGCAATGGAATATTCTACTTACTGTATGGGGTCCATACAAGCACTaatgaaggggggggggggttaatgtTGAAAGCTACTCTGCAGGGGCTCTGTCTGCAGAAGACACATTACTGTCAGCAGCGCCACCGTCCAGTGCAGATTCCTCCTTGGTGTCTTCTTCCTGTACAATCATTTCAGCCGCCGGTGCCGGGGTGGTTTCAGCTGCCTGTTCCGGTGCTGGAGTGGTTTCAGCTGCTGGTTCCGGTGCTGGAGCCGGAGTCGCTTCAGCTGTCGGTGCCGGAGTTGTTTCAGCTGCCGGTGCCGGAGTTCCTGCAGCAGGAGCCTCATCGTTTGCTTTGCCTGCTGTAGAGACACCAAAACAAAATGATTATCTTGAGATCAGCACAAAGACCAGTATTTCAAAGTGCAAAGAAATTGTGACGTGtcagacaaatttttcatgagttCGGCTGCACAATGCCGCAAAAAAAACAACTCTTAAAACAAGCCgcacatacatatattttttataattGACTTTATAAACTCCTCACTTTGGTTGTGATAGGTTAAGTCTACCGGTACATGTGGCATACCTTTATAAGAATAAAGTGAGATATTTTTAAGATTACCCACATTTCACATTCTGCATAAAGTTATatcttatatttatatatatatgtatatatttattatttttgataagtatccttttcttattttgtagtattagttcttgactatgttcacctttgagggataacgtcaataaagttattattattattattgtgttgggtgcagcgcccccatAATTATGCACTGTAAGGGATACTACAAAatggttgtttttttctacatatactcttctttcaagtgaaatattacatttcagaaaatagtgtcaagcttttgacttaaatttatttttatcattaatttcaaaattgaggtttttcacccaaatatacacccacttcatccttcgagtaaactactgctaccatactaaactttagattctctgttttttgaaaatatatagtatgagggggtttccttgtcatctttgatgagaaatattgctttgaaaaaactgtgtagCAACATGCTGCTCCACCTTAAAAGCATTACATCTTTTATAAGACCACTGTTCTTGCAAAAGGTCTTACATTTACAGCCTACCTGATAAACTAGCAGTAACAGTGTACTGGCATACAATCTAAGATattacaaaatttgaacatgcACATATCTGAATAAAACCCATAACACAATGATGGATGTACACGATATCAGTGTAAAACAATTACTATATTGTCTGAAAAAATGTATCCACTGAATTGTAATTATATTAAAATGAGGTCTGGTACCAGATATCACTCAATTAGGTGCTGCACAAATAGGTTTAGAAATACTATTGCGCCCTCAACAGTGAGGATTCTTAATCAATTTTCTACCAGGTGAAAATCTCATTGCGGAGACGGCTACTGTCATGATTATTTCAAATTGTACTGTGACTGATCAACAAGTACTGTGTCTGTTATCTGGCACTGTGCTTTTTTTCAATCTGTGTGATCTCCTTATATTTTATCtattataaaatatttgtttaagGCTGTGTACACCACAAAgcctttccattttatattgGATTAATAgaggataataataattatcaataataataataacactgCTAATTTACCGGTACTAATACAGTTACATTAAAATGCATTCCCTGTCATACCTGTCTCTGCATCACCGGTTGTTTCCTCTGCTGCTTGGCCGTCAGGCTGTTCAGCTGACGCAGGAACATCTTCAGTCTTTTCTGCTGCAGTTTCAGCAGCGGCAACTTCCTCTGTCGCTGCCTCAGGTTCCTTTGCGGCCACTTCCTCTGTTGCCGCTGCCTCAGGTTCCTTCTCCGCTGCGGCTGCAGTGTCGTCGGCCTTTGGCTCTTCAGCTGCGACAGCTTCTGGTTCTGCTGTTGGTCCCTCATCGCCAGGTTGCTGCTCTTCCTTTGTTTTATCACCGGCAGGTTCCGCTTCGCTTTCCTGTTGCTGTTCTTCCTGCGTTGCTGCAGGCGTCTCTTCTGCAGGTTGTTGTTCCGCCGCACCTTCATCAGCCTTTGCATCACTGGGTTGCTGTTCTGCTGCGGGTGTTGCAGCAGGTTTTTCTTCCGACGGTGGTTGCTCTACCGCCGCAGCCGGTTGTTCCTCGCTTTCTTTCTCTGCTGCCGGTACTTCACTGCTAGGTTTCTCTGCCTCTGCTGCCGGTTCTGGCTTCGCCGCCGGTGTCTTTGCAGGTGAGGGCGCTGTTGGCTCTGTATAACCACATAAGGAAAATAACGTTGATATTCTGTGTTATCCATACCATAAAAAGCAGTGACATTACAGCTGAGTGTGTGTATCTCAAATATTCTGAAACTGATACTGTCACAACTAATAGTGTTACACAAATCTGTATGATCTCATTTTCTCAAGTGTCTATAGCATTTTACCATTACGTATTGTCtgacaattttataattttttcatgtcatattTGACTTTTCATGTTTACACTGTCAAAGATACATCACAAACCTGACAGTCTGATTATATTTTCTCAGGAACCACTTTTTCAGAATCATGTTATGATTAACATTTTCTTCATATCTGATTTCCTAAACCTTTTTTCCAGAGTGGAAAAAATTTCAGTACTGTACTGTATTATAATGAAGGGTTTCTTCCAAATCCAATACAtgtaactcagtacatgaaCATAAAACACATGATTTGATAATATACTGctttttctctttttgttttccaaaaatCATACAAATTACTTATCACATGATTTGTTGACATTTCTTCATGATGCTAACTTTACCATCAATGTCATCGCTTATATAAGAAATCATTATTTGGCTAACTCTGTGGCTGGTGGATGGGACAACAAATAAAGCAAAATCCAACAGCTTTCGGAAGGAAATGCCAGGCAAAGTTAATCTGACGGTAAGTCTAGCTTTCAGTGTACTTAaactagaattcaaaaattttttgaTGCAAGTTACATGTGTGAATAATAgggttgaaaataaaacaatttttttataattctgTCATCAAGACCTTTCATTAAGTTTCAATCTCATTTTGAAGTAGGATCAAACAAAGCTATACTCACAATATTAAGCACAGCAAGGATtagaagaaaattttaattttctaatTTACCTTTTTCTTCTTGTGTTTCCTTTGTCACCTCTGCTGTGCTTTCCTTGGCTGCTTCTTCAGGTTTTTCAGCAGCCTCTTCTACGACTCCTTGAGGCGTCTCAGATTTTTCTTCAACCTGAGGAGTCTTGCTGACCACCTCGGGAGTGGCGGTCTTTTCTGGTGGCGTCTTGACGACTTGATCGCTGGCTTTCGGTGCCGTGGTAACCCTGGATGGTGGGTCATCAATGGGTGACTTGAGGAGTTTTAATGACTTGAATTGCTCCCTAGAAGAGCGGCCGTAATCACCTGACAGAAACATTTGGCATTGACATGTTATGGATATTGGTGGATTTAAATTTTCAGGTGACATTGACAGAAAAATTGCAGACAGAAGAAAGGGCATAAAATGAGCTACAGTCACTTTTTGGCATTAGTTATGTGaagaaataccaagtatttcaaATCAATATGACAGGTGCCAAATAGACAGTGTAGCATTTGGATTCAGAAGAGCCATGGATTGCTAAAACACGTTCAGGACAATTGAAAATCATCACACTTCGAGGGAAGTTGATTTAGCCAGTACAATTCAAAAATCCTGCACAAATTTGCTCTGATTATGCCATACACCTTGGAATTAAACCATGTAATATACCTGATAGTCATTGTTCagactttgttttgaaatgttatttAAAAACCTGAAGGCAAGTTACACAACCAACAACCTATTTCAGCAATTTGTCATGAGAGGAGTTCAAATCTACACTTGCCCCAAGTTTGtaggcatataaatatcaaaacagagtaaaattgAAGGAAGAAACTTCAGTAGAATGTTGCGaattcagcagactgtcgcatAGATCTTGGAGGGAACATGACGGCCAAGACACCGGGGACATATTTTCGTACTACAATGACTTCatcagatatttgaacttcaaaattgTTGTTTAAGAGATCAGCGTGGAAGTACCGTATATAGGTTGAATGCAAAGCAGGACGCCCTAAGACAATTAACCATAACCGATAAGTTTGTTTCCCGTGCATGTTTTTAACTAGCAATGGTCACtaacaaatgcaaaaaatatgttGCTATGTTACGATGACACTTTGGCAAAATTATTAATAGTATAAAATATTCTACTTCAATAATCATTGATCGAGGGTTTCCATCAATAAGTTAACATCATACTGAGAACTGTATCTACAACAGTTACTGAGAAATGCACAATGAAAACAAGAGTGTTGCTGTCTTTGGCTAAAATGCTAGACAGTGTATGGTGGATAgataggtacatgtatattgggaTCAGTGAGTTTATTTGGAATTTAATACTGACTGAGTGGACGTCATGTTGATGTGaggaaaattgtaataatttagCAAGGAGGTACGTGTGATATTGTTAGAGCGGATTAACAAGAGGACACAAAGTTTTCGTAAAACGGTATTTcatggaaattaaatttttgatatttggtgagTGTCATCCTACACAGCAAGAAAACTGCATTCAGATTTCAGTACATGCCTGTAACAGGGTCTGATCAGTACCTGTAACAGTCCCTAAGAAATAACGTCTGTTTCAGGACCGGTGAAATTGGTCAGAAATCAGGGGCACATGTATGAACAGGTCTGTATCAGGTCTGGTATTGAAGGAATGTAtacagtgatgtaatttctgagtgTATCCAGTGCTGTGACCACATGACTGAAATACACGTGTACAAACAGTGGTGTGTCAGTGTTGAATTTACAGGGCCTGTCACAGTGCTTCaatatttgtcagatttcaggggtgtatattttcagaaaaattggccaattttgatgacagaaatgaatacaGGCATAAATGTGTGCACATTAAAAAACATTATTGACCCTGTTACAGGTCTGTATTCACATTGCTGTGTGCAGTCCTGTAAATACAGTGTTGAGACAGGCAGAAACTTCAGAACCCGTCAAGGTCGGTGTCCACAACACTCTACACAGTCCTGTCCCCACAGCCCTGTATAAAGACTTACACATCAGCCCTTGTCATCGCGCAGTGGCTGACACAGACTTGTACCGCGGAGTTGTGTCAGGGTCTGTACATGGCCTGTCACAGGGGCAAATCTGACATATCTCATTTGACCAACTATTGTAATCATTAAGGGCAAATTTTTTGCTGCATATGATTAGAATATGCAACTTACCAGAAGTTGGCGTTATAGTTCTGTAGGTATCCATGCGACTTGTCTTTGTACTTCCAGAACCAAGTCTGTACCCAGCACTGGTAGGGTCCTCACCAGTACCTGTGacaatatgagagagagagagagagagagagagagagagagagagagagagagagagagacagatatTACTTGTGATATTCAGCAAAGATGGAtttaaatgaaaacaagaaatttttcacaaatttgactaTGCAGTAAAAAATTTCCAGTCTTGATTTGAAAAGCTTATCCAAGTGTCTATGATTTGACAGAGATTTTTGTCTCTTCGATAAATTTGAACCTGGAATCAGAATTTGTGAAAATACGGAATTTATTGTCTCTGACAAATGGCATGATGTTTTCCCATTGGAAATATTATCTCACAAAATCACTTCTTTTATTACTCACAAGTCTCCCTCTCTCACCCATGGAGACATGCCAAATGCCAACACCTACAATAGGCTCTTTGTAACAAAAGATATTACACGGATGACTGGGTTTATTGTTGCATTCATGGCCTGCCTTCAAACACTGCAATGCAACTGATAGACTGTTTgtatccacacacacacataaacccAACTCTGTTGTGATAATGCCATTTCATTCCCCAGTGCTCtgacatttgacctcaaatttcaAAGGCAGTAACAATAACTATGACTCAATTTAAGCGACTCGGGTGTCTGACATTTAACCCTTAGTATCCCACTAGGTTGTCTGTCAACAGAATAGCCCTGATCTTTACAACCATGTGATGCAGTGAGAAGGGTTACTATTGGtttttcatcataaaaaaatgttttcatatcAGACCGGCAAAGTATCAGTCTCTCAAATAAAACAAGAAATTCCTAACAATGCTAGAAAGAACCAAGCAACTTTGAACATGTTGAAACCACTTTATTC
Encoded proteins:
- the LOC139127237 gene encoding myristoylated alanine-rich C-kinase substrate-like — protein: MTIDKALVTRLQALSTQSLTPGRALSQSVLPKTRVVTMSVRYGPESLSIPPGLRNIITSLSREVLRTQPDNINAFAAKYLKKLLDIRASTGEDPTSAGYRLGSGSTKTSRMDTYRTITPTSGDYGRSSREQFKSLKLLKSPIDDPPSRVTTAPKASDQVVKTPPEKTATPEVVSKTPQVEEKSETPQGVVEEAAEKPEEAAKESTAEVTKETQEEKEPTAPSPAKTPAAKPEPAAEAEKPSSEVPAAEKESEEQPAAAVEQPPSEEKPAATPAAEQQPSDAKADEGAAEQQPAEETPAATQEEQQQESEAEPAGDKTKEEQQPGDEGPTAEPEAVAAEEPKADDTAAAAEKEPEAAATEEVAAKEPEAATEEVAAAETAAEKTEDVPASAEQPDGQAAEETTGDAETAGKANDEAPAAGTPAPAAETTPAPTAEATPAPAPEPAAETTPAPEQAAETTPAPAAEMIVQEEDTKEESALDGGAADSNVSSADRAPAE